The following is a genomic window from Anopheles aquasalis chromosome 3, idAnoAquaMG_Q_19, whole genome shotgun sequence.
GATTTAGCCCTGCGGCCATGCTTCGCAATCCGCACCGGCAACTGTATTGGGCTGCTTGTTCTACCGGGTGGTTTCAATCCATCACCGGAAgacgatcctcctcctcctccggtcgTACTGCCAGCTACGGCTGGATTCTGCGTactgttgccggtgctgctgctgttgctggtaccCACGGTATCGATCTGTACGATTGGCAGTGTaggttgcttgttgttgtgacCTGCTGTTGTATCGGTGGTAAGCTGGCTGTCCTGAAGAATGCGCTGCGCCAACAGACTGCCCCGTTCCTTCGGAGGCGATCGTTTctttatcatcatctcacGCTGTGCTTTACGGTACTCGGGCTGCGAAACGAACTTGTCCAAACCCTCTTTCGCGTCCGACAAAACGGCCGCGTGAATGTTGTACTTCGATGGAGATGGACTGCGACGGTTTGAGCGTCGCCGGGGTGGTTTCTCATAAACATCCTCCAGATTTATGCTGCAAACAGGCTTCTTCACCAACGGTCGAGTACGGGGATAATCGATATAAGAGCATCTGCAGAAATAAAGCATTAACGGTTCAGGATCAGAGTCACCTCACTATCAAAGGTCAAGGGCTCTATGGatattggaaattgatttaaaatttaataccCATCACATGTCACCCCCCGAATGATTCTATTAATACCGCAAGGAGCGTTCACCTTTCGCTCATTAATAATGCACCAACCATCCTACTGCGTACTTACCGATACATCGGCGTGTAATCCATATCACCCTGCATGGCGAGAAAGTTATCCTTCGGTTTAGCCTTCTCCGGTTTGCACTTGATGTGCGGATTGCGGAAACTATGGCTGTACTCGGGCTCACGGCCCAAAAACTCTCCCTTCAGCGATAGATTGTCCTTCCGCACGATGCACTGCGAGCGCCACTGGTCACTGGGCCCCCCGGTCGGTAGCTCTCGGTAGCTTTCCTTGTACTCCGGCCGAAACTCGATCGTCCCGTGAAGGCTCAAATTATCGAACTTCCGGATAGGGGCACTCTTGGTGAAGTGATCGTAGTACTTGTAGCACTCCTTATACTCGGACGGCGTTTCGCGGAAGTTGCCCGTGAACGCGATGTTGTTCAGCTGCGGCGTCGAGCGGGACTTATCGGCCGCCAGCGGCAAGTACTGGGTGGCGTACTCGGGCTCAAACGTTGCCTCACCGGTCAGTCTTAGGTTACTGcgggccagctgctgcttgttgtgcAGCTTCGAATCGGACGCACTCAGATCGTCCTGTTTGTCTTTGTCGCTGCGGTGCAGATTCCGGTGGCGTGGTTCCATGCTCTTTGGCAGAAAGTCGTACGGCAGAAAGGCCGACTTGTACTCGGAGAACGCATCGGCCAGTCCATTTCCCTTGCCGGGCCGGCCTTCCGGAAGCTTGAAGCTCTCCTCGGGCCGTATCGCAGGAGGGCGTGATCTGGTAAGAAAATCGGAAAGCATCAGAAGAGGACATCACATTCTGAGGCCGTGATGCCCGTGACATTACTTGCTAATCGTGTCCTGCGAGTAGCAGACGAACTTTGCATGGTTCTCCGATAAACCCTTCATCGTGCCCGGTTCGATGTGCAGCGAGGTGCTTCGGCGCAGCGGAACCGCTCGTTCGTGGACGGGCGTAGTTTGGCGTTGGAACCGTTCGGCGTACTCGGACCGCTGCTCAACAGCCGACGGTAGCGATGGTTCCGATTTGTTGTAGAGCGTAAAGCTGCTCGCCAGGTGTCCTGCTGGAAACACCAGGAGGTGGAGTAAGTTTCGGTTGAAAAAAGTAAATGGAAAGCCTTAAACTATAGAGCGTAACATACGGGCGTGTGCCTGGGAAAACTGTCTCTTTCGATGGGTGATTAGCTCATCGACCGTTATGTACTCGTGCGGATGGTGGACAGCGTTGCGTTCCGGTGTATACCACCAACTGCCAGTTCCTGGAGGTGtatcacaaaaaaagggcTAAAACCAGTGTCCGCATACCACTCGAGCGACTTCTTACTGTGTCTAAGGCGTGGTAGATCCGGTTCGGAGACGAATATATTCCAATCGAAATGGTCACGGTTGTACGACCTGTATAGGGGCGAGATTGTTTCCTTACAATCCAATCGTTATAAAGACCCGTTTgaatgtaacaaaaaaaaaaaaggcacaaacaATTTAAGGCAAGTCACAATAAAATAACTTTATACGAACGAACAAACTCTGCCAGCCACAATGGACAATGACGCGCCCAAACCCAAATAAACCGTTTGGCGATTGGCGAACGGATGCGTTCCTGTGCATTGATCCAAATAAACGATAGCGCGTATCGCTAAGCAACTTCCTTTGCCATTATTTACACCACCACGCGGGTTGGCAAGGCGAAGCCGTTTGCTATCCTGTCGGCCATCGCATCGCCGCAGCCgcgagcaggaacaggaagccGTTGTCGGTGCCAGAAAAGCGTAAGCCTATTTTTTGTGTCGCATTTGTTGCACATGCTCGGGGCACGAGAATCCATTACACAGAGGGACCAACCATCCGATTGAGGACCCGATTGTGGTGgaatggtttcggtttcggtagtGGGGAGAggtggaggagcaggaggaaaatattcaattttcagcaacggcaacatACGGAGTGATTGATGGTAATGAG
Proteins encoded in this region:
- the LOC126576700 gene encoding uncharacterized protein LOC126576700; translation: MVRTKQRHREGVTERSYNRDHFDWNIFVSEPDLPRLRHRTGSWWYTPERNAVHHPHEYITVDELITHRKRQFSQAHARHLASSFTLYNKSEPSLPSAVEQRSEYAERFQRQTTPVHERAVPLRRSTSLHIEPGTMKGLSENHAKFVCYSQDTISKSRPPAIRPEESFKLPEGRPGKGNGLADAFSEYKSAFLPYDFLPKSMEPRHRNLHRSDKDKQDDLSASDSKLHNKQQLARSNLRLTGEATFEPEYATQYLPLAADKSRSTPQLNNIAFTGNFRETPSEYKECYKYYDHFTKSAPIRKFDNLSLHGTIEFRPEYKESYRELPTGGPSDQWRSQCIVRKDNLSLKGEFLGREPEYSHSFRNPHIKCKPEKAKPKDNFLAMQGDMDYTPMYRCSYIDYPRTRPLVKKPVCSINLEDVYEKPPRRRSNRRSPSPSKYNIHAAVLSDAKEGLDKFVSQPEYRKAQREMMIKKRSPPKERGSLLAQRILQDSQLTTDTTAGHNNKQPTLPIVQIDTVGTSNSSSTGNSTQNPAVAGSTTGGGGGSSSGDGLKPPGRTSSPIQLPVRIAKHGRRAKSPIIAIQRENEPVVFYKDLHRKAQHVRNRTKVIEGNPTYHHPPAPGRPAARKHHPGGTVDKGKVASTQSFVVLNAPAKHRASRWAEPATIYDSHFY